The proteins below are encoded in one region of Rhizobacter sp.:
- a CDS encoding 2Fe-2S iron-sulfur cluster binding domain-containing protein has translation MPIARTTSGKQFDVADGESLLDAALRAHVTLAYSCRTGRCSSCKGKVKSGSTTALHDELGLTPEERAQGFVLTCVRAATRDVELEVEDLGNVQLADPRTLPCRIHTLEKVSPDVLKVTLRLPPNSRFAFQPGQYIDVIGPGGVRRAYSIANAPQEHLELHIRQVEGGVMSRYWFDEAKANDLLRLHGPLGTFFLRDIAGLDLVFLATGTGIAPIKALLEQLAQQDEKPRSLTVYWGNRVEADHYWDAGAPQAGQRYVPVLSRAGSGWPGARGHVQEVMLQTPHDWPNTRVYACGYDAMIHSARDALVAAGLAEHHFHSDAFVSSAPAP, from the coding sequence ATGCCCATTGCTCGCACCACCAGCGGTAAGCAGTTCGACGTCGCCGACGGCGAAAGCCTGCTCGACGCCGCCCTGCGCGCCCACGTGACGCTCGCCTACAGCTGCCGCACCGGCCGCTGCAGCTCATGCAAGGGCAAGGTGAAGAGCGGCAGCACCACCGCCCTGCACGACGAACTGGGCCTCACCCCCGAAGAGCGGGCCCAGGGCTTCGTGCTCACCTGCGTGCGCGCCGCCACGAGGGACGTCGAACTCGAGGTCGAAGACCTCGGCAACGTGCAGCTCGCCGACCCGCGCACCCTGCCCTGCCGCATACACACCTTGGAGAAGGTGTCGCCCGACGTGCTGAAGGTGACGCTGCGACTGCCACCCAACAGCCGCTTCGCCTTCCAGCCCGGCCAGTACATCGACGTGATCGGCCCGGGCGGCGTGCGCCGCGCCTATTCCATTGCCAACGCACCGCAGGAGCACCTGGAGCTGCACATCCGCCAGGTCGAGGGCGGCGTGATGAGCCGCTACTGGTTCGATGAGGCCAAGGCCAACGACCTGCTGCGCCTGCACGGCCCGCTCGGCACCTTCTTCCTACGCGACATCGCCGGGCTCGACCTCGTGTTCCTTGCCACCGGCACCGGCATCGCGCCGATCAAGGCACTGCTAGAGCAGCTGGCCCAACAGGATGAAAAGCCCCGATCGCTCACCGTCTACTGGGGCAACCGCGTGGAAGCCGATCACTACTGGGATGCGGGCGCCCCCCAGGCCGGCCAGCGCTACGTGCCGGTGCTCTCGCGCGCCGGCAGCGGCTGGCCAGGCGCCCGTGGCCACGTGCAGGAGGTGATGCTCCAGACACCCCACGACTGGCCCAACACCCGGGTCTATGCCTGCGGCTACGATGCCATGATCCACAGCGCCCGCGATGCGCTCGTCGCCGCGGGCCTGGCCGAGCACCACTTCCATTCCGACGCCTTCGTGTCCTCGGCCCCCGCACCTTGA